From Halanaeroarchaeum sulfurireducens, a single genomic window includes:
- a CDS encoding mRNA surveillance protein pelota — MHVSDRERKEGGRTAITLVPESLDDLWHLTYVLEPDDLVSGDTHRRIQRDDEQLRDKGGEREHMWVTLAVDEVEFHKFANRLRVSGVIEECSREDQLGLHHTLNVEERKKITVEKVWQPDQLDRIEEAVEAAEQPEVAIATVEEGEAHIHTVAQYGVDEYATFTNTTGKGEYSRARDELFEDLASALAHLEADAVILAGPGFTKRDALDYIEENDPELTEDITVVDTSAVGGRGVHEVLKRGAVDDVQEETRIAEESAKIDELMERMATDGAVAYGIDEVKTAADYGAIETLLVLDERLRQERAGEGDWDVDVNDLVETVDQQGGDVTVFSHEFDPGQQLRNLGGVAALLRYRLD, encoded by the coding sequence ATGCACGTTTCGGACCGGGAGCGAAAGGAGGGCGGACGGACCGCCATCACGCTCGTTCCCGAGAGCCTCGACGACCTCTGGCATCTCACGTACGTGCTCGAACCGGACGATCTCGTCTCGGGGGACACCCACCGTCGCATCCAGCGGGACGACGAGCAGCTCCGCGACAAAGGCGGCGAGCGCGAGCACATGTGGGTCACCCTCGCGGTGGACGAGGTCGAGTTCCACAAGTTTGCCAACCGACTGCGGGTCAGCGGCGTCATCGAGGAGTGTTCTCGGGAGGACCAGCTCGGCCTCCATCACACGCTCAACGTCGAGGAGCGAAAGAAGATCACCGTCGAGAAGGTCTGGCAACCGGACCAACTCGACCGCATCGAGGAGGCCGTCGAGGCCGCCGAACAACCCGAAGTCGCCATCGCGACGGTCGAGGAGGGCGAAGCCCACATCCACACCGTCGCCCAGTACGGCGTCGACGAGTACGCGACGTTCACGAACACGACGGGCAAAGGGGAGTATTCCAGGGCTCGGGACGAACTCTTCGAGGACCTCGCCAGTGCACTCGCCCATCTCGAGGCTGATGCCGTTATCCTCGCCGGCCCCGGCTTTACGAAACGGGACGCCCTCGACTACATCGAGGAGAACGATCCCGAGCTCACCGAGGACATCACCGTCGTCGACACGAGCGCCGTCGGCGGCCGGGGCGTCCACGAGGTTCTCAAGCGTGGGGCCGTCGACGACGTCCAGGAGGAGACGCGAATCGCGGAGGAGTCCGCGAAAATCGACGAACTCATGGAGCGGATGGCAACCGACGGGGCGGTGGCCTACGGCATTGACGAGGTGAAAACGGCCGCCGACTACGGCGCGATCGAGACGCTCCTCGTTCTGGACGAACGACTCAGACAGGAGCGCGCCGGCGAGGGCGACTGGGACGTCGACGTCAACGATCTCGTCGAGACGGTCGATCAGCAGGGTGGCGACGTGACCGTCTTCTCACACGAATTCGATCCCGGGCAGCAACTCCGCAATCTCGGGGGGGTTGCGGCGCTGTTGCGGTACCGGCTCGACTAG
- a CDS encoding PIN domain-containing protein, producing MDCPRRNPRASARGGSQVFDTEPLIAYFYDEPGAQDVTERLQAIERDTASGAIAHATATEIVYKIARLQTGDPNQIPPGDDEFDVGERDLRVLRGYGVTIETPPSSTVARIKGAGGISLSDSYAAALALEEGATLVVGSDPEFGDLSVNVDRYRVREEPV from the coding sequence CTGGATTGCCCACGGAGGAATCCTCGCGCTTCAGCGCGGGGAGGAAGTCAAGTCTTCGACACCGAACCACTCATCGCGTATTTCTACGACGAGCCGGGTGCCCAGGACGTAACCGAGCGACTGCAGGCCATCGAACGTGATACCGCGAGTGGTGCGATCGCTCACGCTACCGCGACCGAAATCGTCTACAAAATCGCACGTCTCCAGACGGGCGATCCGAATCAGATCCCGCCTGGAGACGACGAGTTCGACGTCGGCGAGCGGGATTTGCGCGTCCTCCGCGGGTACGGCGTGACGATCGAGACACCACCATCGAGCACCGTCGCTCGGATCAAAGGGGCAGGTGGGATCTCACTCAGCGATTCGTACGCGGCTGCGCTGGCGCTCGAAGAGGGGGCAACACTCGTCGTTGGATCGGACCCGGAGTTCGGTGACCTGTCTGTGAACGTCGACCGGTATCGCGTCCGCGAAGAACCCGTCTGA
- a CDS encoding tRNA uridine(34) 5-carboxymethylaminomethyl modification radical SAM/GNAT enzyme Elp3, with protein MSSGDEDAFEAVCRDVADRILAGEVGTDDVESAKLDACSEHGASAVPTHTDILDAASDEERETIEDVLQRKPVRTASGVTPVAIMSSPAPCPHGKCLYCPGGPASEFSSSQSYTGHEPAAARAEQNDYDPYGQVTLRLAQLREIGHPVDKVELILMGGTLTARSRDYQEWFVKRALQAMNDFDPENPPEPKEGTSFAQDPTEREFRYLEDVVADNETGSVRNIGTTFETKPDWAGPTAIDRMLRLGGTKVELGVQTTFEEIHRRMHRGHGVQEAIDANRRLRDAGFKVGFHMMPGQPGMSWEMSREDFRRIFEDASWRPDYLKIYPTLVVRGTRIYDMWRRGEYDPLTNEEAAELVAEAKADLPRYVRLQRVQRDIPADFIDAGVWKSNLRQLARERMDEHGTTCNCIRCREVGMNDETPETVSYGVETYEAAGGTEHFLSFEDRDRDLLVGFLRLRFPGQVVRPELEDAAIVRELHVYGNEVGVGEGEDGGDFQHQGYGGRLVRRAEEIAAEAGYGKLSIISGIGAREYYRQKLGYHQDGVYVSKRL; from the coding sequence ATGAGTTCCGGGGACGAGGATGCGTTCGAGGCCGTCTGTCGGGACGTCGCCGATCGAATTCTCGCCGGCGAGGTCGGAACCGACGACGTCGAGAGCGCGAAACTCGACGCCTGCAGCGAGCACGGCGCGTCGGCCGTTCCCACGCACACGGACATTCTCGACGCCGCGTCCGACGAGGAGCGAGAGACGATCGAAGACGTCCTCCAGCGCAAGCCCGTGCGCACCGCCTCTGGCGTTACGCCCGTCGCGATCATGAGTAGCCCGGCGCCCTGCCCGCACGGGAAGTGTCTGTACTGTCCGGGTGGACCGGCCTCCGAGTTCTCGTCGTCACAGAGCTACACCGGGCACGAACCCGCGGCGGCTCGGGCTGAGCAGAACGACTACGATCCCTACGGACAGGTCACGCTTCGCCTCGCCCAGCTCCGCGAGATCGGCCACCCGGTCGACAAAGTCGAACTCATCCTGATGGGAGGGACGCTAACGGCCCGTTCGCGGGACTACCAGGAGTGGTTCGTCAAGCGGGCACTCCAGGCGATGAACGACTTCGACCCGGAAAACCCGCCCGAGCCGAAGGAAGGAACGAGCTTCGCCCAGGACCCCACGGAGCGGGAATTTCGCTACCTGGAAGACGTCGTCGCGGATAACGAGACGGGATCGGTTCGCAACATCGGGACCACGTTCGAGACGAAGCCCGACTGGGCCGGACCGACGGCGATCGATCGGATGTTGCGCCTTGGCGGAACGAAGGTGGAACTCGGCGTGCAGACGACCTTCGAGGAGATCCATCGGCGGATGCACCGGGGCCACGGCGTCCAGGAGGCCATCGACGCGAACCGACGCCTTCGCGACGCCGGGTTCAAGGTCGGCTTTCACATGATGCCCGGGCAGCCGGGCATGTCATGGGAGATGAGCCGCGAGGACTTCCGTCGCATCTTCGAGGACGCGAGCTGGCGACCGGACTACCTGAAGATCTACCCGACGCTCGTGGTCCGCGGCACGCGCATCTACGACATGTGGCGCCGGGGCGAGTACGACCCGCTCACGAACGAGGAGGCCGCCGAACTCGTCGCCGAAGCCAAAGCCGACCTCCCGCGGTACGTCCGCCTCCAGCGCGTCCAGCGGGATATCCCCGCAGACTTCATCGACGCCGGCGTCTGGAAGTCGAACCTCCGCCAGCTCGCCAGAGAGCGGATGGACGAGCACGGGACGACCTGTAACTGCATCAGGTGTCGGGAGGTCGGCATGAACGACGAGACGCCCGAGACGGTCAGCTACGGCGTCGAGACCTACGAAGCCGCCGGCGGCACCGAGCACTTTCTCAGCTTCGAAGACCGCGACCGCGACCTGCTGGTCGGCTTTCTGCGGCTTCGCTTCCCCGGCCAGGTGGTCCGCCCCGAACTCGAGGATGCCGCGATCGTCCGGGAGCTCCACGTCTACGGGAACGAAGTCGGCGTGGGCGAGGGTGAAGACGGCGGCGACTTCCAGCACCAGGGCTATGGAGGGCGGCTCGTTCGCCGGGCCGAAGAGATCGCCGCCGAGGCCGGCTACGGGAAGCTGAGCATCATCTCTGGCATCGGCGCCAGGGAATACTACCGGCAGAAGCTCGGCTACCATCAGGACGGAGTCTACGTGAGCAAACGACTGTAG
- a CDS encoding AbrB/MazE/SpoVT family DNA-binding domain-containing protein: MSSSTGEGEVIRVSKKGQATIPKDLRERFGIDTPGKVLIHEEGGKIVVEPLPSVEEMQGAHAGRYKQGEVLEHLREMKEGDKRLEREREGPDRTR, translated from the coding sequence ATGTCTAGTAGCACCGGCGAGGGGGAGGTCATCCGTGTCTCCAAGAAGGGGCAAGCGACGATCCCCAAGGACCTGCGGGAACGGTTCGGCATCGACACGCCGGGGAAGGTGCTCATCCACGAAGAGGGGGGAAAGATCGTGGTCGAACCCCTGCCATCGGTCGAAGAGATGCAGGGCGCCCACGCCGGTCGCTACAAGCAGGGCGAGGTACTGGAGCACCTGCGGGAGATGAAAGAGGGGGACAAACGGCTCGAACGTGAGCGCGAGGGGCCCGACCGCACCCGATGA
- a CDS encoding RNA-guided endonuclease InsQ/TnpB family protein, which produces MSDRPQRTNTYTATPVNDRYRECLFDWLAAHAPLWNQITYRRRQQYFGEDGDVWDAEYTDLYEQYAPLLGKATCQQIARKNSEAWRSHFELLSLYREESDRAVTEKPSPPGYWGNRDDGYELHGIVRNDLYTFDWNKDKSTVEFGVGDVLEDRYDFAYNERVTLEVRGDPQWRGDDSRLELIYDEHTDTLRVQHPVRIQSDDVQEQRQDAFTHTLDPENTTQSAAIDVGANNTLAVVTENGDTAVYHARPEFDRFQQHSERIATLQSELPDDQYTSNQIHRVYEHRTRQRNHSRDAAVKHAAEWLLGRNVDTVYVGDLTDVLSTHWSAEVNEKTHAFWSHRQLVDRITLTLGDVGITVTETGECESSSQCPACGNVGVTRSGDSFRCDACGLEAHADVAGAWNILQSEVGPMARPAGLSAERGRDAPADGAYWQWNDHEWTPAVFGELSWSLDQPSVSEPASSQPG; this is translated from the coding sequence GTGAGCGACCGGCCACAACGAACGAACACGTACACTGCCACTCCGGTCAATGACCGGTATCGGGAGTGCCTGTTCGACTGGCTGGCCGCACACGCCCCGCTCTGGAACCAGATCACCTACCGTCGCCGTCAACAGTACTTCGGCGAAGATGGTGACGTGTGGGATGCCGAATACACCGACCTGTACGAGCAATACGCCCCACTGCTTGGCAAAGCGACGTGTCAGCAAATCGCGCGGAAAAACAGTGAGGCCTGGCGTAGTCACTTCGAACTGCTTTCACTGTACCGTGAGGAGTCGGATCGGGCTGTGACGGAGAAACCGTCACCACCCGGGTACTGGGGCAACCGTGATGATGGCTACGAGTTGCACGGTATCGTACGAAACGATTTGTACACGTTCGATTGGAACAAGGATAAGAGTACAGTCGAGTTCGGCGTCGGGGATGTACTTGAAGATCGGTACGACTTCGCGTACAACGAGCGCGTGACGCTCGAAGTACGTGGTGATCCACAATGGCGTGGCGACGACAGTCGATTAGAACTTATCTACGATGAGCATACTGACACGCTTCGTGTCCAGCACCCTGTCCGCATTCAGTCAGACGACGTGCAAGAACAGCGCCAGGATGCATTCACTCACACACTCGATCCCGAGAACACGACGCAGTCAGCAGCAATCGACGTCGGCGCAAACAACACGCTAGCGGTCGTCACCGAAAACGGTGACACCGCTGTCTACCACGCACGACCTGAGTTTGACCGGTTCCAGCAGCACTCGGAGCGAATCGCAACACTCCAATCGGAACTCCCGGACGACCAGTACACCAGCAACCAGATCCACCGTGTGTACGAACATCGAACGCGACAACGTAACCATAGCCGAGATGCAGCGGTCAAACACGCCGCTGAATGGCTACTCGGACGGAACGTAGACACGGTGTACGTCGGTGACTTGACCGACGTACTTTCGACGCACTGGTCTGCCGAGGTGAACGAGAAGACGCACGCGTTCTGGTCACATCGCCAACTCGTTGACCGAATCACACTCACACTCGGTGATGTCGGTATCACAGTAACGGAGACTGGTGAGTGTGAGTCGAGTAGTCAGTGCCCGGCGTGCGGGAATGTAGGGGTCACTCGGAGTGGTGATTCGTTCCGTTGTGACGCGTGCGGTCTGGAGGCGCACGCGGATGTTGCAGGGGCGTGGAATATCTTGCAGTCAGAAGTTGGGCCGATGGCTCGGCCTGCTGGCCTGTCTGCTGAACGCGGCAGGGACGCACCCGCTGATGGGGCGTACTGGCAGTGGAATGACCACGAGTGGACACCCGCCGTGTTTGGGGAACTGTCGTGGTCACTTGACCAACCCAGCGTCAGCGAACCCGCAAGTTCACAGCCGGGGTAA
- a CDS encoding MBL fold metallo-hydrolase: MRLRFLGTGSAMPDGKRVQTGLLLEGGDRPLLVDVGSGVLHRLAQTEMGYEGVDTVLLTHHHLDHVSDLMPLVKARWLAGEESLTVVGPAGTRDLLDGLFDVYEYMQDRIDLTVREVDVGSFDLAGLSIDAMETRHSLPGLAYRFADRLTVSGDTEAFGALADFAAVGNVLVHDCSFPDDVESSNHPTPSALGEVLSGRDVDHLYLTHLYPHTNGRHEEMTTSIEAHFDGAVTIARDGLTVTI; the protein is encoded by the coding sequence ATGCGACTGAGGTTCCTCGGCACCGGGAGTGCCATGCCGGACGGAAAGCGCGTGCAGACCGGACTCCTCCTCGAGGGTGGCGACCGCCCCCTCCTCGTCGACGTCGGCAGTGGGGTCCTCCACCGACTCGCGCAGACCGAGATGGGCTATGAGGGCGTGGACACCGTCCTCCTCACGCACCACCACCTCGATCACGTCTCCGATCTCATGCCGCTCGTCAAGGCACGGTGGCTCGCCGGCGAGGAGTCCCTGACGGTGGTCGGTCCAGCGGGAACGCGCGACCTGCTCGACGGCCTCTTCGACGTCTACGAATACATGCAGGACCGAATCGACCTGACCGTGCGCGAGGTCGACGTCGGATCGTTCGACCTCGCCGGTCTCTCGATCGACGCGATGGAGACACGCCACTCGTTGCCCGGGTTGGCCTATCGGTTCGCCGATCGGCTCACCGTGAGCGGCGATACGGAGGCGTTCGGCGCCCTCGCGGACTTCGCCGCGGTGGGGAACGTCCTGGTCCACGACTGCTCGTTTCCCGACGACGTAGAGAGTTCGAACCATCCGACGCCGAGCGCGCTGGGCGAGGTGCTGTCGGGCCGCGACGTGGACCACCTCTATCTCACGCACCTCTACCCGCACACGAACGGACGACACGAGGAAATGACGACCTCGATCGAGGCGCACTTCGACGGGGCCGTCACCATCGCACGGGACGGGCTGACCGTCACGATCTAG
- the rqcH gene encoding ribosome rescue protein RqcH, with protein sequence MEPKREVSSVDLMALTRELSGYTGAKVDKAYLYDDDLIRLKMREYDRGRVELLIEVGETKRAHVARPEHVPEAPGRPPNFAKMLRNRIAGADFAAVRQHGFDRILEFEFRRGDADTTIVAELFGEGNLAVLDEAGEVVDSLQTIRLQSRTVAPGSQYGFPQSRVNPLEVDFESFVSHMEDSDTDVVRTLATQLNLGGLYGEEICTRADVEKSLDIADASEDEYERLFDAIQRLVDPIAAGETESRVYYEDDRRVDVTPMALEEYAHLQSEAFDSFNEALDDYFTNLEPDEDETTAAESGGPDFEGDIEQRERIIAQQEAAIEEFEADAEAEREKAKLVYGNYDLVDEVLSTVREAREAGHGWDDIEATLAEGAEAGIEAAEAVVDVDAADGMVTVRLDDHEIRLDPRHGVEKNADRLYTEAKRIEEKRDGALAAIEDTREELAELERRQAEWQARDEEEETDEEAEDVDWLSRSSIPVRKPETWYDRFRWFRTSDGFLVIGGRNADQNEEIVQKYMEPTDRFFHAQAHGGPVTVLKTSEPSEPSKDIDVPDRSLEEAAQFAVTYSTVWKDGKFSGDAYMVDPEQVSKTPESGEFLEKGGFAIRGDRTYFEDTPVGCAVGIICEPETRVIGGPPTAIEDRAETSVRLEPGRYAQGDAAKRMYREFRERFADTSFVRKVASPDEIQLFMPPGGSRMVE encoded by the coding sequence ATGGAGCCAAAGCGGGAGGTGTCGAGCGTCGACCTCATGGCGCTCACCAGGGAGCTGTCGGGGTACACCGGTGCGAAGGTCGATAAAGCGTATCTCTACGACGACGACCTGATCCGCCTCAAGATGCGCGAGTACGATCGGGGCCGGGTCGAACTCCTGATCGAAGTCGGCGAGACCAAGCGGGCCCACGTCGCTCGGCCCGAACACGTCCCCGAGGCCCCGGGCCGCCCGCCCAACTTCGCGAAGATGCTGCGTAACCGTATTGCAGGCGCCGACTTCGCGGCCGTGCGCCAGCACGGCTTCGACCGCATCCTGGAGTTCGAGTTCCGCCGCGGCGATGCCGACACGACAATCGTCGCCGAGCTTTTCGGGGAGGGAAACCTGGCCGTCCTCGACGAAGCAGGCGAGGTCGTGGACTCCCTTCAGACGATCCGTCTCCAGTCACGGACCGTCGCTCCCGGGTCCCAGTACGGCTTCCCCCAGTCCCGAGTGAATCCGCTCGAGGTCGATTTCGAGTCGTTCGTGTCCCACATGGAGGACTCCGACACCGATGTCGTGCGCACTCTCGCGACCCAGCTCAATCTAGGTGGACTCTACGGCGAGGAGATCTGTACACGCGCGGACGTCGAGAAATCCCTCGACATCGCCGACGCGTCGGAGGACGAGTACGAGCGCCTCTTCGATGCGATCCAGCGGCTCGTCGACCCGATCGCCGCCGGCGAGACAGAGTCGCGGGTCTACTACGAGGACGACCGCCGCGTCGACGTGACGCCGATGGCGCTCGAGGAGTACGCACACCTCCAAAGCGAGGCCTTCGACAGCTTCAACGAGGCGCTCGACGACTACTTCACGAACCTCGAACCCGACGAGGACGAAACAACGGCGGCCGAGTCGGGCGGGCCCGACTTCGAAGGTGATATCGAGCAGCGCGAACGCATCATCGCCCAACAGGAGGCGGCCATCGAGGAGTTCGAGGCCGACGCCGAGGCCGAACGCGAGAAGGCCAAACTGGTCTACGGCAACTACGACCTCGTTGACGAGGTCCTCTCGACCGTCCGCGAGGCCCGCGAGGCGGGCCATGGCTGGGACGATATCGAGGCGACGCTCGCCGAAGGGGCCGAGGCCGGCATCGAGGCGGCCGAGGCGGTCGTCGACGTCGACGCCGCCGATGGAATGGTGACAGTCAGGCTCGACGACCACGAGATCCGCCTGGATCCCCGCCACGGTGTCGAGAAGAACGCCGACCGTCTCTACACGGAGGCCAAGCGCATCGAGGAGAAACGGGACGGCGCCCTGGCCGCCATCGAGGATACGCGCGAGGAACTGGCGGAGCTCGAACGCCGCCAGGCAGAGTGGCAGGCCCGGGACGAGGAAGAGGAAACGGACGAGGAGGCCGAGGACGTGGACTGGCTCTCCCGGTCCTCGATTCCCGTTCGCAAACCCGAGACCTGGTACGATCGGTTCCGCTGGTTCCGAACGAGCGACGGCTTTCTGGTCATCGGCGGGCGCAACGCTGACCAGAACGAGGAGATCGTCCAGAAATACATGGAGCCGACGGATCGCTTTTTCCACGCGCAGGCACACGGCGGACCGGTGACGGTACTGAAGACCTCCGAGCCAAGCGAGCCATCCAAGGACATCGACGTTCCCGATCGGAGTCTCGAAGAGGCTGCGCAGTTCGCGGTCACGTACTCCACGGTCTGGAAGGACGGCAAATTCTCGGGAGACGCCTACATGGTCGACCCCGAACAGGTCTCCAAGACCCCCGAAAGCGGCGAGTTCCTTGAGAAAGGTGGCTTTGCCATTAGAGGGGATCGGACGTACTTCGAGGACACGCCGGTCGGCTGTGCAGTCGGTATCATCTGCGAACCCGAGACGCGGGTCATCGGTGGACCACCGACGGCCATCGAGGACCGGGCGGAAACCTCGGTCCGCCTCGAACCGGGTCGATATGCCCAGGGCGACGCAGCCAAGCGGATGTATCGGGAGTTCCGCGAGCGCTTTGCCGACACGTCGTTCGTCAGGAAGGTCGCAAGCCCGGACGAGATCCAACTGTTCATGCCGCCCGGCGGCAGCCGAATGGTCGAGTGA
- a CDS encoding DHH family phosphoesterase, whose amino-acid sequence MGTCIICGKPTDGRICKTHEEDVYFTFHGDAPDDLTAGRYYRGTVDGFAEFGVFVDIGPVTGLLHRSEIPQRLESLDWDPGDQVFVQVLEVHDNGNIDLGWSIRQEERTFRGHLHDPPEAGPDTDSGAEAATGDSEETTNKPIGDPEPVERPSEDAASEDEREKNEEEEEEGEEEPSVESADTDTDTETDSETDPDTTTNENEGTVSTPAQETDDVPTPDRTDIGSLDGMVDETVAVEGTVAGVRQTGGPTIFGVTDETGTIDCAAFEEAGERAYPAVDVGDVVRIVGEVERRRGELQIETSALEVLTGDDGETVEARLEAAMDERATPEDDSLLVDDPQVSLVSEDLHTAATTIRRAVIEARPVIIRHTATLDGYVAGTAIERALLPLIRDEHAQSDAEYHYVDRRPLDDDFYDIESATSDVTDMLEAADRHDEKHPLFVLVDAGSTRESLDGLELLDIYDAKSVIVDGGYADSAADTATDVLVSPTASGGDPITTGTLGSHLAALVNADVRPDLRHLPAASYWDDRPARYEDLAAAAGYDMDTLDDIRNAVTLEAFYQSYEDKRELIADLFWDDRNESLAAPISEQFSEKLESQLETAIPHLAEREEAGIVFDVLDVDDYTHRYDFPPVDLLVDTLHRRQNPDGEPHVTVAVKQDDLRVRSSEPVNVRTVAETVATELPEAGVTPRGGRDGRIEFLSGERDDVVDAAIEAIAEQLS is encoded by the coding sequence ATGGGCACGTGTATTATCTGTGGCAAGCCCACCGACGGTCGCATCTGTAAGACCCACGAAGAGGACGTCTACTTCACGTTTCACGGAGACGCTCCCGACGACCTGACCGCAGGTCGGTACTATCGTGGCACCGTCGATGGGTTTGCCGAGTTCGGTGTCTTCGTCGACATCGGTCCGGTGACAGGCCTATTGCATCGTAGCGAGATCCCCCAGCGTCTCGAGTCCCTCGACTGGGACCCCGGCGACCAGGTGTTCGTCCAGGTGCTGGAGGTACACGACAACGGGAACATCGACCTGGGATGGTCCATCCGACAGGAAGAACGAACGTTCCGCGGCCATCTCCACGACCCACCCGAGGCAGGACCTGATACGGATTCGGGTGCCGAAGCGGCCACGGGCGACAGCGAGGAGACGACGAACAAACCGATCGGAGATCCCGAACCCGTCGAAAGGCCTTCCGAAGATGCTGCGTCTGAGGATGAAAGGGAGAAAAACGAAGAAGAAGAAGAGGAAGGGGAAGAGGAACCGTCGGTAGAGAGTGCCGACACAGATACGGACACAGAAACGGACTCAGAAACAGACCCAGATACGACCACCAACGAAAACGAAGGGACCGTGTCGACGCCCGCACAGGAGACGGACGACGTCCCAACGCCCGACCGCACCGATATCGGTTCACTCGATGGGATGGTCGACGAAACAGTCGCCGTCGAGGGGACTGTCGCCGGCGTGCGACAGACCGGCGGGCCAACGATCTTCGGCGTGACCGACGAGACGGGAACGATCGACTGTGCAGCATTCGAGGAGGCGGGCGAACGGGCCTATCCCGCCGTCGACGTCGGCGACGTGGTCCGCATCGTGGGCGAGGTCGAACGCCGGCGCGGCGAGTTACAGATCGAGACGAGTGCGCTCGAGGTCCTGACAGGTGACGATGGCGAGACGGTCGAGGCACGACTCGAAGCGGCCATGGACGAACGGGCGACGCCCGAGGACGATTCGCTCCTCGTCGACGACCCCCAGGTCTCGCTCGTCTCGGAAGATCTCCACACCGCAGCGACGACGATCCGCCGAGCGGTCATCGAGGCCCGCCCGGTCATCATCCGACACACCGCCACGCTCGACGGGTACGTCGCAGGGACGGCCATCGAACGAGCCCTGTTGCCGCTGATCCGCGACGAACACGCACAGAGCGATGCGGAGTACCATTACGTCGACCGGCGCCCGCTCGACGACGATTTCTACGACATCGAATCCGCCACGAGCGACGTGACCGACATGCTCGAGGCCGCGGACCGCCACGACGAGAAACATCCACTGTTCGTGCTCGTGGATGCCGGAAGCACCCGTGAGTCACTCGACGGACTGGAACTGCTCGACATCTACGACGCGAAGAGTGTCATCGTCGACGGCGGATATGCCGATTCCGCTGCCGATACGGCCACTGACGTCCTCGTCAGCCCGACGGCGTCCGGCGGTGACCCCATTACAACCGGCACGCTCGGATCCCATCTCGCGGCGCTGGTCAACGCGGACGTCAGACCGGATCTCCGACATCTTCCGGCCGCGAGCTACTGGGACGACCGCCCGGCCCGCTACGAGGACCTGGCCGCGGCCGCAGGCTACGACATGGACACTCTCGACGACATTCGCAACGCCGTCACGCTCGAGGCGTTCTACCAGTCGTACGAGGACAAACGCGAACTCATCGCCGACCTGTTCTGGGACGACCGAAACGAGTCGTTAGCGGCTCCCATCAGCGAGCAGTTCTCCGAGAAGCTCGAATCGCAACTCGAGACGGCGATCCCGCACCTTGCGGAACGCGAAGAGGCGGGAATCGTCTTCGACGTCCTCGACGTCGACGACTACACCCATCGGTACGACTTCCCGCCCGTCGATCTGCTCGTCGATACGCTCCACCGGCGCCAGAACCCCGACGGGGAACCGCACGTCACGGTGGCGGTCAAGCAAGACGACCTCCGCGTCCGGAGCAGCGAACCGGTGAACGTCCGAACGGTGGCAGAGACCGTCGCGACGGAACTTCCCGAGGCCGGCGTCACGCCCCGCGGTGGCCGCGACGGCCGCATCGAGTTCCTCTCGGGTGAACGAGATGACGTAGTCGACGCCGCCATCGAAGCGATCGCCGAGCAGCTATCCTGA